In the Balearica regulorum gibbericeps isolate bBalReg1 chromosome 3, bBalReg1.pri, whole genome shotgun sequence genome, TGCTGTTCGTTTTTCATAGTAGAAGCGAAGTGGGGGATAATCCTCCCTTCTTGGGTTTTTGCAAGAGTGAGGTTTGCTGAGAGCATGGAGATGGCGGCACAAGCATCTGGATAAACTCCAGGCACGGCTAGCTCGGCTCAGCGTATAATTTCAGCCCAGAAATGATGCCTTCTAAATCCCATGGCTTCAAAGCGGTGGAGGCATTGCCTGGTGTGTGTGGCCAGACGCCTTTCCTGGTGTCCGGGTCCTTGGGGTCCCGCCATGCCCCAGGTTGGCTCACACGGTTCATCCCTGCGTTTCAGGTTCCAGGTGAAGTTTTTCTACCTGTGCCAGCTGGCATACTGGCTGCACGCCCTGCCGGAACTCTACTTCCAAAAAGTTCGCAAGGTGAGAGCCAGGCACCCTGGGGATGCTTGAGGTGGTTTGCCCACCGGCTTTGGGGAAAGCGAGCTTTGGGAGAGAGCGGGTGAAGAGGGGCCAGGGGTTAATTTGGCTTTCTGCCCCTGCCAGGAGGAGATCCCCCGCCAGCTGCGGTGCATCGCGCTCTACCTGGTGCACATCGCCGGCGCGTACCTCCTCAAGTGAGTCGGCTGCCTCGGCATCCCGTCCCGCGCTGCGGATGGGGCCGAGCAGGTCTTCTTGTCAGCGCGAGTCACCTGGGAAGcctcggcggggcggggggcttAAAGGGGGTAAAGGCGAGTGTTTAAAAAGCCGATGGTATCGCAGGTGACCTCCCGTCTGCAGGCCGTTAGTCAGCTTTCGCAGAGCCACAGAGCTGATTTGGGAGGAGTTCGGTGGTGTTAGGCGAGTGCACGGGTGGTCTCTGTTAACCAGGGACCCAAAACGCAGAGTGACGGGTGCATCTCCCCTGGGTGTGGGAagcaccctggggtgctctGCCAGCACGGCACGGGCAGGCAAGCTCATATCCTTCCTCCGCGCGTGTGCACGGAGCAGCATTGCCAGCAGTTAGGGTTTTGCGTTGGATCCATCCCACCCCCATCTGCTACTGGTTTGGGCCGCTTTGctgttttggggggagggaTTTCCCCCGTTGGCAATCCTCCTACCCGCTCTGCCGCAGAAAGGCCTGGCTTTGGGCTGACGCTGCAGCTCAGGGGTGGCAGGGGAGACGCTCTAGCTGGATATGAAGGACTGAGCTCACCCAGCCCagtgatggttttttttttttctttcttttccctcctagCTTAACCCGCTTGGGGCTGATCCTCTTGCTGTTGCAGTACTTAGCCGAATTCTTCTTCCACATGGCCCGGCTGGTCTACTTCACAGATGAGAACAACGAGAAGCTGTAAGCAGGCGAGCTGGCCACAGCTTCCCGCCTCCGGTGCCCAGGAGAGCCGTCGGAGTGACGGGGGAGGCTCGCTCTCACCTTCCAGCTCGGTGCTAGAGGCTGCTCCTGCCGACACCTCTGCTTGCCCTCCTGCAGGTTTAACGTCTGGGCTGTCGTGTTCGTGGTCACCAGGCTCTTCACCCTCACCTTGTACATCCTGGTCATCGGCTTCGGGCTGCCACGGGTGGAAAACCAGGCCCTCGACCCCGAGAGAGGGAacttcttcagctttctcttcaATAATATCCTCTTCAGGTAGGAATATCCCCTACTGTATCTAccgccttttcttttttaatgcatccTTTCACATGAAGACTGAATTGTGGAAACCTCTCCCATACGTTCCCTGGTCATGTTATCCCAGGGTGGTTTTTGCTGAGTTTGGAAATGCCACTGGGGATCCGATCTAGATTCCCTTTAGGGAAGGCCCAAGTGAGCTGGGAGGGTGTGGAGGGAGTGAGGAGCGGTTAAGGGCCTCAGCGCCACGACAGAGGGGAAAAGCCAGCAAATAAGTTGTTCATTGAGTGAAGTTATAAAGCACGTGCCTGTCTTAGAGAAAGGCTTGCAGTCTTTCCCTTCTGCACCCGTGACTGCACTTACAGGGTCGATGAAAAGgtgctttcccttctgcttggACGTGTTTTGCTGCCTGTTGACATGAGAAGCAGGAGATGGGATGAGTTCCCCGTGCCTTGCCATGCATCCATCAATACCGGGAGCCTTTCTCACCCGTACAGCAGCTGTACGTTCAGTTCAGAAGTTGCTAGGACAGGTGCCTGGTCGTGCCCAAGTTTTTTGAAGCCATGGACTGCTGGCATGTCTGAGGATCTGGGGGACTTTCTTAGCTCCCTTCCAACCACATCTGCTTTTCAGTTGtccagagcagctggagacGGCTTACCTTGACCGTGCAGACTGTGGTTTGGGCAGTGCTGGTTGAGATGATCCTCTTCATCCATTCCTGCCCTAGACTCAGCAATGCCCTGAGCATCTGAGAGCTTCGTAgtgaggagggaaagggaagtgGCTTCTTTGAACTCTGGAGATGGCAGAAAGTAGAGATGGTGGCTGGAGGGACAGCGTCTGCCTCAGGGTCTGCAGGGGACCTCGGCCACCGGCCCCGGTGTGGGTGGAAGGCTGGGCTGCTGGTGGCCTCGCTCCTCTGTTCTCAGCCTGCCTCTTCTCCGCCCCTACCAGAATGAGTGCGCTGCTGTTGGTGTGCCTCTTCCAGGCCTCGGTGATGTGGCGCTTCATCCACTTCCAGCTGCGGCGCTGGCGGGAGTACTGGAACGAGCAGAGCAGTCGGAAgcgagccgccgccgccgccgccggcaccAAGCAGCAAGCCAAGCCGCTCAAGAGGGACTCGGGTGAGTCGGGACTGGTGTGCTGTGGGAGACATCAGTCCTGTGGTTCAGCATCCCCTCGGCAAGCTGCTGCCGCCTCTGCAGGCGACGCTGCCACGGTGCTGAGCCCAGGGGGTCCCCAGCAGGGTCGTGCCACGGTGGGGGCTTTCCCCACGTCTGTGGGCCGGCCCCAAGGGGATGAAGATTTTGGCCTGTGCAAGGGACAGAGTTTTCTCTCTCCGTCCCCAGGTTACCATGAAAACGGAGTGGTGAAAGCGGAGAACGGCACCTCACCGCGAACCAAGAAGCTAAAATCACCGTAGAAGCAAAGGCTTGTCTCCTGGGGAGGAGGGCGAGATACCGGGACTAAGCAGCAGCCCCTCCCGGTCCTCACGAGCATCATCTTGAACGGCTTGGAAACCGGTCATCTTCCCAAGGTGTCTCTcgctctcctcccttcctgtCTTGCTCTCTTGAACCATTtgcaataaaaccaaaaaggtcCCTTTCCCCTACTCCCCTCCCCTTGTAGGAACCTTTTCCAACCCTCCaggttttgctttcctctgtttcatCGTAAATCAGcgtgcaatttttttcttttctattttagtGTTTGGTTATTTTGGGATTATTGTTACAAATGCATTGTAGGTGGTTCCAAACAATCCTTTTTTGCTTCTACAGCATGTTCCTCCCCTCTCTTCATGGTGCTTCCCTGAGCCCCTGGAACAGAGCCACGGCAGCTTGAAGGCACCACATGTCTGTGATGGGAACAGGCTCCTGGGGGAATGCGCTGGGGCTCTGTGACCCTGAGGCTCAGGGGTGCTCTCGGGTGAGGGTTGCCATTCCTGGGGCAAGTCTGGCCAGCTCTTGGCAAGTGCCACAGGATGGTGATGCTGCAAACGGAGACCAGGGTCTAAGGGAGGAACCTCAACCGTGTCTTCTCTTGTGGTGGACCTCCGATTAAGTGGGGTTTTGTTGACCCCTGGTTTTGAGCTCATTTtggagagctgggcagcagagaagggagagaatTTCCCTCTTCATATGGAAGGCCCACCTCCTAGTCTTTGCTTGCCCCAGTTCTTCTGGTACAGCTGGGTCCCTCTTACCCTCTTGACTGCAGGAGGTGAGCTGCCCTTTAGTTGTTCTGGACCTCCCAGCCCCAAGAGCTGGGCTCGGGGCTCTGCAGCTCGCAGCGCCTTGTCGtggggcagcagcatcctcagGTCCGCATGAAACCTTGAGTCCTGCCCCGCTGCGAGCACTGGCCTGGCTCCTGTCAGCCCAGGCCCTTTGTCAGCTTTCGTGTGCCTCGTGGACCTGGTGTTCTTGTGGCTTGTGACCACGTACAGGTGACGAACTGGCTGCTGCAAAGGTTTTCTGCATCAGTGGGACTGTCCCCCTCGTGCTGTCACCTTAGCCTTCCTCATCCCTACCGTACCAGTCCAGCCATGCCATTGGCAGCCACCAGCTTCACTCTTTATTTCCAAAGGATACAGAGCTTGTATCCACCCAAGGTGCTATCAAATGCAGGGTTTCTTCCAAAAAACCTAGCCCCTTCATCCCTTTCTGAGCTGTGAATGAGATgacagggaaggggaaggaagctgGGGCTGCAAGGAGCAGCTTGCATTTTAGGAAAAGCCCGACTTGTGACGCATAGCTGTTGGCAGATGGAGTTGTCTCAAATCTACCTCAGAGGCCATCTGTTGCTGCAGACCACTTTTTCCCTCTTGCTCCTGCCCGCTGCCACCTGTACGTGCTGGCAGGAGCTTTCATGGGAACCCCAGATCCCACCGGCTCAGTCCCTTGCTGCCTCTTTGCTGGggagcagcatctcctgcccgGGGTTTTGTGGGTGAGTGTCATCTCAGTGAGCTTCTTTGGGGTGCCGTGCACCAGTCTAGATGTGGTAGGCGTGCAGTAGACGGGCACCTCTCACCCCACAGCTCTCCGGGGCGGTTTCTGTAGCTGGACTTTGCTGTTGGTGCCTCTTGTGCAGCGAAGCCGGCTGTAGCTTTCGTTCTTTGCCGCGGCAGGAGCCGACGAGCGGCACGCACCCTTGGCTGGGCGAGAAGAGGGGACACAGGGTTGCGGGGAGCTGGGGTGCTTTTGATGTTCAAGCCAGGATCGAGGTCCACCTTCCTTGCGGGTGAGGGAGGCGCGTGGTCCTTAGCGTGCCCTTTGCTCAACCCTTCGGGTAGCTGAACTCTGGCTCTCTCCAAGTGCCGTTCTAGCTTGAGGCTGGCGCAGTCATCCATCGCATCATTTGTGTTTTGGGGAACGGGTGACACTTGATTTTTATGCCCCTCTCTGAGTCGGGtcgggtttttttcctcctcctgtgtcttttctcccttccttcccttttccttgttGAGCCCCAGCTAACGCTGGGCACCAGAGGGAGAAAATGCGCAGGGACGCGAGGACAGTTGGTCAAATTCCACTTGTTCCCCCGTTCCCACGACCTCTGAGTGTCAGATGAGAGATATCAGTGGGAGAGGGATGCTCCTTTTTTCAGGGGAACTGAGGAAGGAGACTTTGGAGCAGAGCCCTTGGTGGTACCTTGCAGTTGCTCCCTGTTGCCCTTGCCGGGTAGATAACAAACGTTTTTGGCTCAGAGGCATCGGCAGTACCCGAAATGCAACGTGATGGGGACAGTGGGAAGAGCTTTATGTTAGGGAGGGTGTCGAAAAGGTCTGgtgtgaggggttttttcctttctcctgccttttcccatCCCCAGCCATCCGCTGCCACGTGCCCTCCGAGAGCGACTGCTGGCCGGCATCTCTCCGGAGCCTCAGCCGGTCCTTTCTGCCAAGCCGGTGCCTCGCAGCACCTGAGGTATTGACTCTGTTCACAGGTGACATATACGGTCCCCCAAAAAAACTGGCTGCTGAATgattcctcctcctgcctgcttcGCCTCGGGCAGCTTTTCCACTTGCACAATCCTGCGTCTTCGTAACGTAGCTGATGATGCTTTGTATCCCAAGTGCCTTATGTTGCCGTGTAGTCTCTCGTACGCTTGATCTGTGTACTATATCAGTAGCTGAACGCCCTCCCTCTTTACGACATATGTACAACATATGCTACatttatgtggtttttttgttttctttttgatagaGCTACCAGTAAAAGGGACAGTTTGTTTTGGAAGCACTTCcatgtgttaattttttttttttttttaaacctataGATGATGGGCCTTTTTTTGCCCTCCCTTATATTTAGTCCACAGAAATCCCCATCCTTCTGTTATACCTAAACGTGGCAGGACCCCTGGGtggctttttgggttttggttgttggtttgttggggattttttggtttgtttttttttgagCTGAGCCTTTGCTGCAAGGCAGTATGCGCTGTCATCCCAGAGGTCTGCAATCCACCCTCCGTTGGAGGGGCTGCCACAGGCCGcttctgtctctgtcttctAGCGCGAGCACCATCCCTCGGCTGCAAGCCCGCAGTAACTGCTTCTATGTCCGTGTCGTTTCCCAGCAGACCGAGCTGTCTTTTCAGCccaaagagctttttctttcccaaacgGAGTATTTTCATTGCAAGCCCTTAGTGGTCAGTCTTTCCTCGACCGCTCTTTGTACAAAGATGCCGTGAGTCCACTTGCTTTGAGTGGATGCTCTTCTGGTGCCCCATCTTGTCAAGCCCTGTGTCTTCTGCAAAAAAGACCCAACCCCAAACAGGAGCTTTTGTCTACAGCAGTGCAGAAAGTGTCAGAGATGATGCAAACCTGCAAGTCTTTACTTCCAGTGTAACGTTATTGCTCGCACCCTTCCCATGGGCTTGAGACTGCTTTTGTAATCTGTGTCCGTTATCCAACCTAAGGTGGTCAGGGATGGAGTAGTCTGTGATTTTTGGTGTGAAGCATGGTGTTTTCCTGCCCTAGGCTAGACCAGCTGTGAAATACCAGCAGTAGtgctctctttttttgtcttagaTAGTTGGGGAATGGGCTTGGGAAGAGAAGGGGGCAGAGGAAGAACAGATGTAGCATTTCACGTGTAATTTTTGAGTGACTCATGTTACGGGGCATTACGGTTGcgttatttttttgttgtttaggaTTCATAGAACCGTATCATATCATTTCTTCTTACTCATCACGTTTGGGTTAGTAGTAAAGAAGACAAGTTCCGCTTCCCCTGTAGGTCCCCTTACCCTCACCTTgccatttgaaaatgtatttttggtaGGCTTCCTGGTTGGAGGGAAGAAGGACTGCTCTGGGATGCCTCCCCCTTGCCTCCAAGCGACTCCTGAAGCCTGCAGATACCCTGCCTTTACCGCAGTGCAGGGGGGTTTACAGCAGCCTCTGTCTCTTCCCTTAGACAAAATCTTGGTAGATGGACCCCCACTTGTCTCAGCAGTAGATAGAGATGATGGGGTTGGATTTCCAGCCTTCTGGTAGACTTTACGTGATTGTGATAGATGGTTTGGCAGGCTTTATACTCAAACTGTGAAGTCTGTTACTTTGCCTCAGGGCTGTGTGTGGGGTTCTGCTGGCAGCGGGGAAGAGTGGCTGTTGTAAAAGTCAGGCAGAGGCACGtagtttttctttgaatatgtTGAACTCGATGGACCAAACTTCAGCAACGGAACTCGAggaaaatttctgttcttccgTATTTATGCTTTAGTGCAAATTTCCTAATTTtggagggggtggagggaaggaacagtctctgaaatttttcattcttcctgtCACTTAAATTTTTGTAtgaattttgtttgttgttgtttgttgttaAATGACTTTTGTGACACACTCAACaagagtatttttctgaaataaataaataaaaggcataGATTCTTCCATTGCTGCTGTCCGCTGATGCTTTATCGCTCTGCTAAGCTGTATGTGCTTCCGCAGTGGGCTGCGATGGGTTGTGCTTGTCTCTCTCCTGCCATAGTCTGTTCCCTTGGGTGCAGCATCTCGTGTCCTTGTATACCCCACAGTTGGGCTTCATCTTCTCGCATTTCCCACGTCTACAGCATGGGCAGCTGCTTCTGAGTTAGTTACCCGTGGCTGCCTTCATCCTTGGGAGTGGAGGATAAGGGCATTTGTAGGATATGATTTGTCTGATGTGGTTTAGGTGCATACTTTATGGTGAGCTAAACTGTATACTTTCTGCCGCTGGCCGCAGGGCATGCTACATGATTTGGCTGAGTATTAGGTTACAGTTTTATAGCATGTGCAGGAAACAAGTTTTGGACTTTCTTTTCTACAGCCTAAAGTTCCAGTAATTTCATCTGTAAGTCCTTGGTCTCTGGAAAAGCTGATTAAGGTGGCCTTTAGAAGTTAGCTTTTGTCAGCTGCTGCTTGGAGGGCACCTCACACGATGCCGAGCCGTGCCTGGAAATCCGAGGTGGACCAGAGACAGCTGTAGTGATTCTTGGTTGGagcaagcagcagcacaaaacgGGCCCAGAAGAGGAGTGACCTTTCCAAACAAGAGGAGGCAGGAGCGACCTGTCATGTGGAGAAGTGGGAATCCACAGCACAAAAGCTGATTTAAATAAGCGTTTTGTTCCAAGGAGCTCTGTTCTCTACTGTGTGTGTGATAGCTGCCTTGCATGTGTGCTCAATGGCAATACCTGGCAGGTGTCATTTGGGGTGAGAAGGTCCCTGCCACGTTCACCTTCGTGGAGAGATGAGCAATGTGCGGAGCACAAGCGTCACAACTCTACTGCTATGCCAACTGCtagttttcccttttcattgGACCTGTCTGGTAAGATGACAGGTTGCGTAAGAAGGGTTTAGATAGTATCTCAGTCCCAAAACTGTTCTCCCAaccttttgttaaaaaatgcaaagctacTGTCAGCAGATTTGTGTACAGACCCCTGATATCTCCATAGCTATGTGAGAGCTAAACTCACCACTCCATTTcaagtaaagaaaaatccttccctgtgagggtgctgaggccctggcacagggtgcccagagaagctgtggctgcccctggctccctggcagtgttcaaggccaggttggatggggctttgggcaacctgggctagtggagggcgtccctgcccatggcagggggttggaactagatgggctttgaggtcccttccaacccaaaccagtctgtgattctattctatgattctaaatccAGAACCACAGTTTTGTGGGGGCTTTCCCCCCTCACTTCTTTAATCCTTAGATATTCCAGACATgaggtaattttatttaaaacagatttattaGCACTTTTATAGTAGCCATGCATGATTTGCGTACATTCAGACTAGCAAGCATGAGTTTATTGTGATCCACGGCAGGGCTCTTATCATCGGCATTGCAAGAAGATCTAACATTTAAACTGGCAGCCTTCACTGCTTGAAGGTGAAAGGCCCCTTTCGATGCTATGAGAGAAATCTAGAGTGGTTATCACTCCAGGCTTTAGACAGCTTTAGCTCTAGCAAGCCTTGGTGTACTGTATTAAAAAGTTGAGAGAGCAACAGGAGAATCTGGCTTTGGTTCTCCAAAGTTGTTTCTCATCTGAGTGTCATTTCAATACCCAGCAGTTGCGAGGTTGAGTTTGGTGGTAGCTAAAAGGGCACGGAGAGGTTTGGAAgcaaaaaaagttaacaaaGTGAGGGTGAAGTTAGCTGGCTCTAGTAAGGATGGAAGGGGGAGAGCGAGTGAAGCAAAGGTGAAAACTAGAGAATCCTTTTTGAAGTACAATGTCTTAAAGTCAAGTCAGCTAAGAAttttattgctggttttgtgcttcAGCTTCTGGGCAAAAATCATGAGGGGAAGGCTCTAAGGAAGTCACGGTAGTTTATCTTGTCTTCTCCACAAGAACATAGGTCAAtaagctgggggaaaaaagaaacagcaatcaACATAAAGAGTTGGAAGAAGgtgcaaatttctttttttaggagAAAGTGCCCAGAGGTGCTCCTTGTGTGACAGAGCAGAAGATCTTATTCCCCTGTGTGGAAGAGTCTACCACCTTAGTAGTCCTGAATCACAGGTAACCTTGAATGCTTATAGATGACACTAATCTATGCAAGGAGAAGAGTTAAAGTGTTTGAGTTCAATCCTGAATGCCTTCTAAGTATCACCACAGTGGCAATAGATccacaaaaaataaagtgtgaCCACAAACTGACATAGGCCACAGCAAATCTTTCAGAAACCCCATAGAAATCCCTGCCAAAAGTGGGATGGGGGCAGCATATCCGAACAGCTACTTTTCACTGGCATCGCTTTAGTGTGTGCACATGGCGTAAAGGGGAGATGCAAATAATTGAGCTCAGCTACAGCCCTACTAATGAGCCAGTTCTGGTATCCGTGCCTGACCCTGCATTGTGTTACAGAGCTATAGCCTTTGTGTGCttaaggggaagaaagagggcttttgtttctttaattgcaTAACTAATCTCTTTCTGACACCCAGGGAGATGGAAAAAGGTCTAATATCACAGTTCCTTGAAAGGATTCTTCTTCCCCTTGTCTCCTGGAGACAGATTTACTAGGGTTGCTCTTGTGTGACTGACAGCTGTGCTTGTCTCCAATCCAGACAGTAGTTAACTATCTGCCACATGTTTAATTTATGGCACTGCCACACTTCTGAGGGCTCTGGGCACACTCTTATTAAGATTTCAAGAGAGAAGAGGGATGCTTTTAGCGTACAGGTCCTAGGTGAGGCTTCAAACATGGGGGTTTAGCCTCAATTGTCACAGGTTCTCCACGTGCTCTTGGGCATGTCACGTCATCTCCCATTCTCCGAATGGAAGCAGGAAGGACTGTCACCACATTGTACGTTCCTCAGGGCAGAGCGGTCTCTGATGAACCCTGGGTGCTGGTCAGAGGCACAGTGCACATCCAGAGACCTAAATACCCTGCCTGGCACCTTTCTAACCACGGCTGTGATGCTCATGTTTGGCTGGTTTAGAAAACGTTGGGGATTTTTAGCAAGGGAAATACTCCCTCTGATTTCTAGATTTCTTTAAACTCTGAGTCTGCCTTTATTGGCCACTAATCTACTGCTTACCACATCATGCTAAGAAACCATCCTTGCCAGTCATACTCCTGAAAGGatcctccatccctgctgcatgaatttttctctccagcttccctCATGCAGACTGTGATCTCCACGTGCTGTTGCTCATAGTGCCCAGCAAGCCTATGTTTCAATTGTGTTAACCAAGTGGTtatgattccttttttttttttttttttggtacaatACTTAGTTCTCAAAACTTCAATTCCATTGCTGTTAAATCCAGAATGTATCTAAGCTTTCCTA is a window encoding:
- the TRAM2 gene encoding translocating chain-associated membrane protein 2, whose translation is MAFRRRAKSHPLFSQEFLIHNHADIGFCLVLSVLIALMFEVTAKTAFLFILPQYNISVPTADGELVQYHYGLKDLVTILFYIFIAIILHAVVQEYALDKINRRLHLSKVKHSKFNESGQLVAFHFTSVIWCLYVVVTEGYIANPRSLWENYPHVYLPFQVKFFYLCQLAYWLHALPELYFQKVRKEEIPRQLRCIALYLVHIAGAYLLNLTRLGLILLLLQYLAEFFFHMARLVYFTDENNEKLFNVWAVVFVVTRLFTLTLYILVIGFGLPRVENQALDPERGNFFSFLFNNILFRMSALLLVCLFQASVMWRFIHFQLRRWREYWNEQSSRKRAAAAAAGTKQQAKPLKRDSGYHENGVVKAENGTSPRTKKLKSP